aaatttgaaaaatactacaaaataagagaaaaatgacTATTTTTCCCCTTTCAGTGAAACCTCTCTTACGTTtaacgattttattaatggaATGACTAAAAACACCAACAAACTTATAGTTTAAGTACCAAAGCTGCAACCTCAAACTATTTGAGtaccaaaattacataaatatttgtttttgaagaCCAAAACTATTGTTattccataatttaaattattaaccaatatccatatagatatatgttattctttgaatatatatatgtatatatatatatatctgtttgtgtgtgtgactTCATTGTTGTAtcatgatattaatttttgggtaatAGTGTCTGataacatcatattttttcaattgctATATccattttagattttttttggagttattttgtgtaatctaataatttaatgtacactacatattaaattaatgtatataataaatattttcttaatccaattaatgcactactttgttttttaatataattttaagtttgaaaacaatgttttattaaattttattctaaagcttcttaaaatatatcaatgagttgtattttatgttaatttcatttgattttgtaatattactgaattttaagaattttttagtatttttggtatcgttcgataatattttaatacgCTGAATTTAATTTCGAACAGCATCTATAGATAGTCTATAGATACTATTGTTGATACCGCTACTTTGGACTATGATTTGCAGAGAAAAATAGGATAGATGAGGTTTCTCACAAGTTAAAAAGGCTGACAGAATCAACCAGTCACAAAGACAATGTGATTGTTCTCAAGGCATTGATTTCTGAAGACGAGGATAAGCCACTGTATGATGGTTGCACCCAAAGCTTGGTAAGCTTATTGTACATGTCTGAATTAAATTGCGATTTTAGTTCTGCAATTTAGAGGCCGttagtaattttagtcctgcaATTTAGAAGaattagcattttttatcctacaCAAATTGAACAGGACTagaattgcaatttaaaatagaatcaTGTACAATTTACATGCAATTCTTTCCGCCAAATTGTAAAGACCACTTCATACATGACCCAAAATATCACTCTTGCTAatttacagaactaaaattataatttccaCAGCAAACTCATTTATCATAGGTAAGGTCAATTCAAGCAGAACGAATTTTTACATGAGTCGAACGTACAGTCGCAAATCTTGTATTACTTACAGAAGTAGGAACCTTAATTTTTGTAAGGACAGGTATCCATCGAGTCGTTGGGAAAAAAAACAGTGCTACTATACCTATCAGAACTCAAGCACATGTACAAGTCTCCTGCACTTTCAGTTATATCGGAGATGTACCTTGCAACGGAGAAGAAGCCCGAGAACTACGAAATATTGTGGGTTCCGATGGTCGAAAGATCGTCTGTAACCGAAAAGGAAACGTCGATGTTCAACGATCTTCGGAACAAGATAAAATGGTTGTGTATTCGCGACCTTTCGTTGCTTGATCCCGCAATCTTGGAGTTCATAAAAGTTGAATGGGAATTCAAGAGGCACTTATCAATGATTAAGGTGCTTGATAAAGAAGGAAGACTCGTGAGGAACCATGATGCAGTGCATATGTTTTTCATCTGGGGGACTTCAGCTGATCCCTTTACTGCGAAAAGAGAAGCTGAGCTCTGGGCAAACGAAACTTGGGGAGTTGAATTGCTGTTGAACTACGTTGTACCTTCAGCCATTGACTGGGTATGATTTgcttcctttaattttttgcactAGACTTAAAGAGTAATTTTGCATTggatttgattcaatttaCCCCGTATGATATTTGCAAATGAGTAATTtaacaatttaccccatgTTTGTGTGGGGGGTAATCACAGGTTAAGGAAGGGAAACATATATGCTTGTATGGAGGCACGGATATTGAGTGGATCCGGCAATTCACAAGCACACTTTTAGGCGTATCACAACATGCCCAAATCCAACTGAAGATGATTCACATGGACCAGAGAGTCAAGATGAACAACACTATTGCAACTAGCGATGATGTAACGTTAGACCTTAAGCAGACTATGGCATTCTGGGCTAGGCTGCACAGCATCTGGCAGTCCCGAGTGCAAAGTGGAATGTTCCCAGAGAGCGATGAGATCATACGCAACGTCTTCAAGATGTTTAGCTTAAACCAGAGTGGGAGGGGATGGGCAATAGTAAGCAGTGGCGCAAAGGAAATGGCTATTGGAATGGGGGACACAGTGTTGAAAGCTTTGTTAGAGTATGATAAGTGGAAGGAGTCTGTGGTGAGTAGAGGCTTTGTTCCAGCCCTGCGAGAGTATATGACTCATGTCGGCACTAGTATATATTGCAACACCTTTGCGGTGTCGAAGACTTCGAGAGGACTTCCGGAGAAGATGATTTGCTTCGAATGCAGAGGTCAGATGAAGATGTCGACTAGATTCGTTTGTTTCGGGGATTAGGGGGTGGTAGTAGCTAGACATACTTGAGCGACGTGGTTTGGCTAATGTAGTTCAAGTAGTTGTGAGTACAGCAGTATTCAATAATCTTTGGTATTTGGGTATGTGGCTTGGAGTGCCTAATTTATTGACGTTTCATTTGGGAAGACATTTGTACATGTATTGTGTGTTTGTGATGTAGATGATAAATTGGAAATGAAGATACAAACCGAGTGGTTTCATAACCTTTCATCCATTTAATATGCTTTAAGagtttaataaaaactaatggaaaaatgcatttttctcaAGCCGGAACACTTTCTCTGTGCCTACATACTGAATCAGACAAGTGAATCAATCGACGGTATGTTCTTCTTGGCGTGATCGTGCTCTAGACCTATGGGACTAACAACCACGGGGGCTTGCACTCACTCCCTTTATGACCAAGATCCGGAGCTATTCATAGAGCCTGGGTGCTCCCGCCTAGGGAAGCTTATCTGTCCTCTAAAAAGCGTTAGCCATACCATGTAACTACAACACGGGACCCTAAAGAAGGTCTTTTGTtatggggtgtgtgggtgtgggggtGGTGATTTTTTAGTTCATatcgattttaattttataataatggataataactttttgtttttgaaagcaaagaaaaaatagcacATTTTGTCTAATTTCTTGTGAAAATGCTAATTTCGCAAGTGTTGGATGTTGGGTTTGGTTTGGACCCACAACTCAATATACATCCATATTTGATATAGAGTTTGAAGTCTTCCATAATATCGGAATAAAGGCTCCTTTACGACAAATACTATTTAATAGAGTTATAGTTTCTCTAACACATGCTATATAGGATAATTAGTCTTCTGTGATAAACTTTATCTGGGATAGAGCTTGTAGTCTATCAAATGTATATTCGAGTACGGACTCCTCTTACGgatatgattaattacatttataaataaaatgcacggttatgataaaaaaatcaaataatgtaTGAAACTATTGGCTTATTTTTCATGCGTGCATTCATTTCTCATGGACAAAGTCCACAGGCTTGTGAcctaattttcatatatcttaatattagcaaaaattatttttttggtcctttaattttactttctaTTAGTTTTAGTCATATAAGTAtgtctttcttttatttagtcctgtaagcTATAAGAAATGATGACAAATATTTCGAATTAAGATTTTCTACACGATTTTCCGacgaaattttgaaaatcagCCGAAAATTGCCACGTAGTAgggaatttgttgaattttcagTAATTTAAACACGTGTACAGTCATGTCTCATGACACATGGCCATCAACATTGATTGggcattattttaaataccaaaattccaaacaagttatgcaaaaatttagaatttttataatttaaacaaaaaaattattataatataaataaattatttgaataattgcattatttactataaataatattaactaaacttataaattcatatttaatttaattaatattaacattacttataaatttaattaatatttattttttttaatttgcaacAACGATGATTAGATTGCCGCGGCTGAAGAGGAGGGCGAGTACCCTCCTCACCTCTGGGCGACAACATCGCCcaaatctattttaaatttggacAATCACTGTCGCCACTGCTATGGGCCGTCGCCCTCTATGTGAATGTAGGGGGATTGGGGAGGAAAGACGGAGGAGATGGGGACGGGGATGGGGACGGGGTGGAGTGGGGGTTGGGGGGAAGATGGGGaagaagttaattttttttaaaaaataataataatataatttttatatattataattatacgtataattaaaGCATGTCCAACGTATCTTCCAACTCatatccaaaattaattaagattaagCTCAATAATTGTCCAACTCAAATGTCATTTTTTTCggccaaaaattaaaatttcgatCACCGAAGGActattttcatgatttttgaaacttacaggactaaatagACAAAATGCATACTGATAGGACAAAAACTAATAGAGCGTAAAattagaggaaaaaaatatttttcccttaacattatataaaataatagggTACACTGTTGTAATCAAAAGTCATAAACACAAGTGTGATACAATTGAGTGGATCACAACTGAATACTCTTGTACTCTCTCCAAacagtctctctctctctctcaccatatatttctctttatatttgttttttggagCATCACCATAGACTCCTTAAATTTAGATGTGTAGACGAGTGGGTTACCGAGTAGTAATGCACCAAGGCAAATAAGCAAGGCGTATTTGTGGTTTGCACAACCTTTGGAGCACGATTAAATATGGAGTGatcttgaatatatttaatgtgatCTTCAATACAATGAAAAAGACGAAGTGTTCGTGATCCAATTAAGACATAAACTTCTAGACAAGCTTGATCCAAACGTGTGGGATCCTATACTTTCACAGCTTCAATTTAACCCAATCTAGGATTATGTACCTAcgtgttaattaattaattagtgtgcCCATAGatctattatttattcatgCGAGATTTATTGTTCTGTATTGTTTTCCAACagcaagaaaaaaacatatgtTTGACATGTGATAATTCCCCATTTTCAGTGAAATTGGCATTTCAAGGTAAAAATTGGACCAAATGTgctgcaattttttaaaatattgtccttgattgcaaaattaaaatcaaagtggaccaaaagtgcccccttcaaaattatatgacgagtaatatatttttctcaattattattataaaataggtAAAATATCTGTATGATTTTAGATCGAAACCTTTTGCTCCCACTAGTAAAAACTACGTCCACGCATATGTATAGTAGAGAAATAAGTTAAGAAAGCATTTataggaatatttttttagattctTGTGGactatattaataatatatttttggaaatacGTTATATCAAATTCAGtttgatgattttatttaggattaaaggcaatttttgtctcctaacTTCAggtcattctcgttttagtcccctaagttactagggttccattttcgtcccgtaaaactgaaaaaatctcaattttattacaaatttggtcggaaagttgagtcactcgccggaaaaagtcaaatgccaggcatgtgactttttaaattggggcctgcattgtgattggctgaaaaagatgatgtggtgaagatatggcctgaagttaggggactaaaacgagaatgaccTAAAGTTAGAGgatgaaaattgcctttaatcaCAGTGCAAGCCCAATTTAAGAAGTCACATGCcttgcatgtgactttttccagcgagtgactcaactttcggaaaaaatttgtatcaaaattgaaatttttttcagttttacgggaccgAAATAGAACCCTATTAACTTAGAAGACTAAAACAAGAATGGTCTGAAGTTAgaggacgaaaattgcctttaagcctTTTATTTACCTAGTCTAGAGGAATCGCATTTCCTATCTTCTTCACTTTTCAGTTGGTTTTTCAGCTATCATTTGCATTGTTTCACATCAATTTTTACCAGTAGCTACAGAACTCGTTTTTGCTTGACTACATTGTCGATATTTTGCTCAAGTATCATTGGCACCAAATCTAGGTTAGAAGGACAGaagggaaaaaggaaaaaaacaaaagaaacaaaaaaaactagTGGGAAATACGAGAGTGCAGTAgtaattaactttattttcctttgaaaaaaatatttatttagtccGTTAAATTTGTCTgctagtaattttaattttttaaatttatcttttttagttCTGCtcttgtaactttaaaaaaatgcgTAATTTCAGCGATTTGACCCACagacaattttaaaaaataggtatttatatttcatctagatattttaatgattaacGGAGCAGACTTTTCAAAGTACGAGACCAAACGAAAATTC
This genomic stretch from Sesamum indicum cultivar Zhongzhi No. 13 linkage group LG16, S_indicum_v1.0, whole genome shotgun sequence harbors:
- the LOC105178604 gene encoding protein SIEVE ELEMENT OCCLUSION B, whose amino-acid sequence is MAEAVIRKIEATHGMDNFLFSTGPLLSVIQAILSLSADHHRDAQGIEDVRVTSVVDVNFDNDSMQKRLVLKINAISWEILGNCSGGENMHETVLAIFNALSPFFWAGKGVIALAAFAVNYGEFWLVEQLRSSNNPVAQSLASLEPLPRDEQLTMFRDMSRLFQAILKLAKCICESYNLPSDRYFRPDEPMYIRLMAQIPEYTYWIIRTIVICQSNLNAYGYTTSSNIEASNFSMLVEKVNELYSAMRSQLDLCYRTAEKNRIDEVSHKLKRLTESTSHKDNVIVLKALISEDEDKPLYDGCTQSLVSIESLGKKTVLLYLSELKHMYKSPALSVISEMYLATEKKPENYEILWVPMVERSSVTEKETSMFNDLRNKIKWLCIRDLSLLDPAILEFIKVEWEFKRHLSMIKVLDKEGRLVRNHDAVHMFFIWGTSADPFTAKREAELWANETWGVELLLNYVVPSAIDWVKEGKHICLYGGTDIEWIRQFTSTLLGVSQHAQIQLKMIHMDQRVKMNNTIATSDDVTLDLKQTMAFWARLHSIWQSRVQSGMFPESDEIIRNVFKMFSLNQSGRGWAIVSSGAKEMAIGMGDTVLKALLEYDKWKESVVSRGFVPALREYMTHVGTSIYCNTFAVSKTSRGLPEKMICFECRGQMKMSTRFVCFGD